One Temnothorax longispinosus isolate EJ_2023e chromosome 8, Tlon_JGU_v1, whole genome shotgun sequence genomic region harbors:
- the LOC139818472 gene encoding polynucleotide 5'-hydroxyl-kinase NOL9: protein MKTNVRTKGKTAESKVRKIKTKLKARKAREKKMRAACKNTFASKDTAVNLVDDDICANDVQNIPLPGEPACSFRERPAKQASFKRKKEHSDNKKTVDETSDIQYFTNDSIESNDLEQQANGEIDDNWKLDNSEDKAQGDTDDDCTRIASKEKRILGSPLVIDMLSDSVTSINLPQIFEQEQRTRLGETICNEAFELNALFNKDARMTVADPINSKYDTHMRIKHLKQASSVSSSTAKNDGSKEASDNRLEDINVNNNISSPMRRELVKDGSSTSDRSSDIEARGSPNYKVNSRRRRGNRKAPKVYCIRNIVIVIMESGNRLCFTGKLLVKVLYGAVKIYGSILNSLTGPTEVYSPRGYSNIAIETSEEFPEGSVDEVWTTLAAEGITRDLESELQINVDNVRPGMAVLVLQNFENNLTLFLKTHFPYFRLFPNVKNPHYFSWTDPKRAEIILQSNLRLEQNDDFNYRRLITDPCITTDVAEKMLSRWRANEWSCTLIAGGKNVGKSTSVRCLINSLLRTSEKVVLVDVDPGQAECTPSGCISYSLIEEPLMGPNFTHLKAPVYQLFIDDISVSRCVTRYLEGIKMLIERLKESPVLSRLPIVVNTMGFTQSLGWDIAIFTIKLIRPSIILQIMSSKKKNNYNDVLSAEVVNKQECTWTFCDERFINWNRPCEHDLCIIYSQAETVAARTNEWNMQPYQKRELVMMSYLSGIVRDENDSLQYNTGPSLSINEAVPYTAPFSSLRIIPQRLFGVPASRALSVINGNIVALCGIDLTEESAQESEGISSLRVLTQRSPLCTCYGFGIIRGVDMERQEVFINTPLPLSMMQHVNCLAGCIPVPPALLQLHQGAPYVGGNAALPTSREPRRGYFRMRYQNKPSKSQ, encoded by the exons ATGAAGACAAACGTTCGCACAAAGGGAAAGACGGCTGAATCGAAAGTGCGAAAGATTAAAAC AAAACTAAAAGCGCGGAAAGCTCGTGAGAAGAAAATGCGTGCCGCTTGTAAGAACACATTTGCTAGCAAAGATACCGCTGTCAATTTGGTAGATGATGACATCTGTGCCAATGATGTGCAGAATATTCCTTTGCCAGGCGAGCCAGCCTGTTCTTTTAGAGAGAGACCAGCCAAACAGGCCAGTTTTAAACGCAAAAAGGAACACTCCgacaataaaaaaactgtTGACGAAACTTCTGATATTCAAT ATTTTACAAATGATTCCATAGAATCGAACGATCTCGAGCAGCAGGCGAATGGAGAAATAGATGACAATTGGAAGTTGGATAATTCTGAGGATAAGGCGCAAGGGGATACGGATGACGATTGTACCCGGATTGCTTCcaaagagaaaagaattttagGTTCACCCCTTGTGATCGACATGCTCTCGGACAGTGTCACCTCGATAAATTTGCCACAGATATTTGAACAGGAACAAAGGACAAGATTAGGGGAAACGATTTGTAATGAAGCCTTCGAGTTAAATGCGTTGTTCAATAAGGATGCGCGCATGACAGTTGCCGATCCCATAAATTCTAAGTACGACACCCATATGCGAATTAAACATCTAAAACAGGCGTCATCTGTGTCATCGAGTACAGCTAAAAATGATGGAAGCAAAGAGGCTAGTGATAACAGATTAGAAGACAtcaatgttaataataatataagcaGTCCTATGCGCAGAGAACTCGTCAAAGACGGAAGTTCTACATCAGATCGTAGTAGTGATATAGAAGCACGTGGCAGTCCTAACTATAAAGTCAACTCGCGTCGACGTAGGGGTAATCGAAAGGCACCGAAGGTTTACTGCATAAGAAACATAGTCATCGTTATAATGGAAAGTGGGAATAGACTCTGCTTCACCGGCAAGCTGTTAGTAAAAGTATTGTACGGCGCGGTGAAAATTTACGGTTCCATACTAAACAGTTTGACCGGTCCCACAGAAGTGTACTCTCCGCGTGGATACAGTAATATCGCCATAGAGACCAGCGAGGAATTCCCGGAAGGTAGTGTCGACGAGGTGTGGACGACGCTCGCTGCGGAGGGCATCACTCGAGATTTGGAGAGCGAGCTGCAGATCAACGTCGATAATGTCCGACCGGGAATGGCCGTCCTCGTGCTGCAGAATTTCGAGAATAATCTGACGCTCTTCCTGAAAACCCACTTCCCGTACTTCAGATTGTTCCCGAACGTAAAAAATCCTCATTATTTTTCGTGGACAGATCCCAAGCGAGCCGAGATAATACTGCAGTCGAATCTGCGTCTCGAGCAAAATGACGATTTTAACTATAGACGATTGATCACCGATCCCTGTATCACCACGGACGTTGCGGAGAAGATGCTGAGTCGCTGGCGCGCGAACGAATGGTCTTGCACGCTGATCGCCGGCGGTAAAAATGTTGGCAAGTCCACCAGCGTTCGATGTCTGATCAACAGCCTGTTGCGCACGTCGGAGAAGGTGGTTTTGGTGGACGTAGATCCCGGACAGGCGGAGTGTACGCCGTCCGGCTGCATCTCGTACAGCTTGATCGAAGAGCCGTTGATGGGGCCGAATTTCACGCATCTGAAGGCGCCGGTTTACCAGCTGTTCATCGACGACATAAGCGTCAGCCGATGCGTCACGCGCTACTTGGAGGGCATCAAGATGTTGATCGAGAGATTGAAGGAGTCCCCCGTCCTGTCTCGTTTACCTATCGTGGTGAACACGATGGGTTTCACGCAAAGTCTCGGCTGGGACATCGCGATCTTCACGATAAAACTGATCAGGCCGTCCATCATCCTGCAGATTATGTCgtcaaaaaagaagaataattacAACGACGTTCTTAGTGCGGAAGTTGTAAATAAACAG GAATGCACATGGACATTCTGCGACGAGAGATTCATCAATTGGAACAGGCCGTGCGAGCACGATTTATGCATAATCTACTCCCAGGCGGAGACCGTCGCAGCGCGGACGAACGAATGGAACATGCAGCCGTATCAAAAACGCGAGCTTGTGATGATGTCTTACCTCAGCGGTATCGTGCGTGATGAAAACGATTCCCT CCAATACAACACAGGACCATCACTCAGTATTAATGAAGCAGTGCCATATAC GGCGCCCTTTTCTTCCTTACGCATTATACCACAACGATTATTCGGGGTACCTGCGTCACGTGCTTTAAGTGTCATAAATGGTAATATTGTAGCGCTATGCGGTATCGATTTAACGGAGGAATCTGCGCAAGAGTCCGAAGGCATTTCCAGTCTTCGAGTACTGACCCAAAGATCTCCTTTATGTACATGCTACGGGTTCG GAATAATTCGAGGTGTCGATATGGAACGACAGGAAGTATTCATAAACACTCCATTGCCGCTATCGATGATGCAGCACGTTAACTGCTTGGCGGGCTGTATTCCAGTTCCTCCGGCATTGTTGCAATTGCATCAGGGCGCTCCTTATGTTGGTGGAAACGCAGCGTTACCGACGAGTCGCGAACCTCGCAGAGGATACTTCCGAATGAGATATCAAAATAAACCGAGTAAATCACAATAA